The genome window ATTAACAACAATAACTAAAGTCTCGTTCCACACGGGGCTATTGTGCGCCCCGCGCGATAGCCCCTGGAGCACACACTCGCCTGTGAGGCACCAGCTAGCATCGACCAACCATCGTGGCCATCGACACGACAGTACCCCACAAGGAGATACCCCCATGATGAAGAATTACACCATCACCGGCATGAGCTCCAACGAAGGAGCCGCCACCATCAAAAACGCGGTATCTCAGGCACGCGGAGTACAAAACGTCACTATTTTCGACGACGGACACATGACCGTCGAAGGTGAAGACTTCGGCGATGCCGACATCAACGATGCCGTCACGGAAGCTGGATACGCGCTCGAACCCAAGTAGGCCTCGACATTTCGGCGCGACGCCGCCGATAGCGAAGGGGTCGTATAAAGGGCCCGGCACGACTTACGCGATGCGGCTTACCCGGCGATGACCAACCCGAGCCATGCCGCGAAAACCGCCACCACCAGCGTTGATAATGCATATATAGCGCCACGGCGAGCGCTACCTTGAGTGACAGCCTCGACAGACGCCGTGGAGAACGTGGTGTATCCGCCCATCATCCCGGTGCCTAGGAAGCCCAACAGCGCTCCCCCGGACAGGCCGGCCACACAGAGGCCGAGGACAAACGAACCGGTCACGTTGATCACAAACGTGGCCCAGGGAAATTCCGCTGGCCACCGCGCGCGGATCCACGCGTCCACCGCATACCGCAGGCACGCACCAAGACCACCGCCGAGGGCCACAAGCACTATCATCGTTGCGCCACCTCACTACGGCCGACGCGTTCCCACCACGCCCCGGCAAACGCCGCGATCGCGCCGCAGATAACGCTGAATAACGCGTAGTACACCGCGAAACTCATGCCCATCAGGGACCCTGTCCCCTGCACGCCGCCAGCTCCGACACC of Corynebacterium kroppenstedtii DSM 44385 contains these proteins:
- a CDS encoding heavy-metal-associated domain-containing protein, yielding MMKNYTITGMSSNEGAATIKNAVSQARGVQNVTIFDDGHMTVEGEDFGDADINDAVTEAGYALEPK
- a CDS encoding fluoride efflux transporter FluC, producing MIVLVALGGGLGACLRYAVDAWIRARWPAEFPWATFVINVTGSFVLGLCVAGLSGGALLGFLGTGMMGGYTTFSTASVEAVTQGSARRGAIYALSTLVVAVFAAWLGLVIAG